The DNA sequence CTTTTTCCGAGCTGGATTTCCTGCCGCATGTGATTGCCGGCGATCCGCTGGCCGCCAGCACGCCGGTCATCCTGGCCGACAGCGACGACGCCGACCTGCCGCACCATCACGTCCTGATCAATCTGTCGGCGCGCACGCCGGCGCATTTCGCCCGCTTCGAGCGCATGTTCGAAATCATTTCGTCTGACGACGACGACAGGTTGGCCGGGCGCGAGCGCTACCGTTTTTACCAGCAGCGCGGCTATCCATTAACCCATCACGTCGCCGACCCGGCATGAACAACCCTACCCGTGAATCAGGCATTCCCGTCCTGACTGAAGTCATTGTCCCGTCCCAGGCCGCACCTGCCTCCGCGGCCGAGCCTGCGCCGCCACCCTTGGCGCAGGAGGAGGCGCAGCCGCAGCAGCAAGCCGCCGCCGAATGGGACGAGGAACGCTGGGCGCGCCTGGAGCGCGACGTGCGCGAACGCGTGCTGCACCAGGTGCTGGAGCGCATCGATTTCGTGCTGGAACAGCGGGTGCGCGACAGCTTGGCCGACGTGCTGCAACTGGCGGTCGAAAACCTCGCCGCCGAAATCCACAGCGGCCTGCATCACACCGTGAAGGATGTCGTCACCCGCGCCGTGACCCAGGAAATCTCGAAACTGCAGTCGACAAAAAAATAAGAAATGAAAGTCATCGTCTTAGGCTCAGGTATCATCGGCACCGCCTCGGCCTGGTTTCTCGCCAAGGATGGCCATGAAGTCACGGTGCTGGAACGCCAGCCCGGCCCGGCGCAGGAAACCAGCTTCGCCAACGGTTGCCAGATCTCCGTGTCGCATGCCGAGCCATGGGCCAACCCGCACGCGCCCTTCAAGGTCCTGAAGTGGCTCGGCAAGGAAGACGCCCCCCTGCTGTTTCGCCTGCGCCCCGAATGGCTGCAGTGGAAGTGGGGGTTGAGTTTCCTGCGTAACTGCACGCCCGGCCGCACCGCCTACAATATCCGCCAGATCATCGCTATCGCCGAATACAGCCGCCAGACCCTGCAGGCGGTGCGTGCCGAAACCGGCATCCAGTACGACCACCTGACGCGCGGCATCCTTCATTTCTACACCGATGCCAGGGATTTCGAAGCGTCGCAACCGGCGGCGAAACTGATGCGCGAGCTCGGCTGTGCGCGCCAGACAATCAGCGCCGATGACGTGGTGAGGGTCGAGCCGGCGCTGGCGGGAATCCGCGACAAGATCGTCGGCGGCGACTACACGGCGACCGACGAATCGGGCGACATCTACAAGTTCACCACCGGCCTGGCGCACAAGGCGCAGCAGGCCGGCGTGCAGTTCCGTTTCAATACCTCGGTCACCCGCCTGCTCACCGCAGGCGCTGGAGCGTCCGCCGCGATCAGCGGCGTCGAAGTCATCGATGCGCAAGGCCACCATAAGGTATTGCAGGCTGATGCCTTCGTGGTGGCGCTGGGCAGCTTTTCGGTGCAACTGCTGCAACCGCTTGGCATCGACCTCTTGATCTATCCGGGCAAGGGCTACTCCGCCACCTATGCCGTCACCCGGGCCGACGCCGCGCCCACCGTGTCGCTCACCGACGACGGCCACAAGCTGGTGTTCTCGCGCCTGGGCGACCGCCTGCGGGTAGCCGGCACCTGCGAGCTGAACGGCTACGGACGCGACCTCAACAGCGTGCGCTGCGATGCGATCACGCGCCGGGTGCGCGAACTGTTTCCGGACGCCTGCGACTACGACAATCCGGCATACTGGACCGGCTTGCGGCCATTGACGCCGTCGAACGTGCCCTACATCGGCAAGACGCGCTACGCCAACCTGTTCCTCAACACCGGCCACGGCACGCTCGGCTGGACCATGGGCTGCGGCTCCGGCCGCGCCATCGCCGACATCGTTTCCGGCCGCACGCCCGACGTCGATTTCGCGTTCACCGGCATGGCGCCCGCGCGCGGCGCTCCCCCCACAGCATCGCACCCGGCACGCATATAAGACTTGGCCGCAATGGCCGAACGCGCCGCTACTTCGGCACGCGCACCGTCACCTCGGGCAGCTTTTCGTCGAAGGCGACGCGCGTGGCGAACTTGGCGCGCTTCATAGGGAAGCGCGACTGGAAGTGGCGCACGTTGCCCGACCCCGAGATGACGCGCCGCACAAACTGGTAGTAGGCGTCCATGTCGATCACGTGCACCACCAGGAAGTAATCGTATTCGCCGGACACGAAGTAGCACTGCATCACCTCGGTCTCCTTCGCCATGCGCGCCTCGAAATCCTGCATGTGCTCGTCGGACTGGTTATTGAGCGACACCTCGAGGAAGGCCAGCATGCCGTAGCCCAGCGCGAACGGATCGACCAGCGCCACGTCCGCGCTGATGATGCCGGCTTCGCGCAGTTCGCGCACCCGGCGCAGGCAGGTCGGCTGCGAGATGTGCACCTTCTCCGCGAGGGTCCGGGTGGGCATCTGGTTATCCCTCTGCAGCAGATTCAACAGCTTGCGATCGACCTTGTCGAGTGCATGGAATTTAGGCATATGAAAAGCGAAAAATTTTATAAAAAAATTACAGAAAAACCTTTCCGAACGGAATTTTCTGTTGTACCGTCTGGCTATTCAGACATCTGAATAAATATAAGTAGGAAATAAGTAGGAAATAAGTAGGTAAATCACTCAACGAGTGTTGCAGTAACCCTATATTTTTTCAATCCTCAGGAGAACTTATTCTATGCAGTTCAAGACAAAAATGATTCCGTTGGCTGGCGCTATCGCCTTTGCATTCGCGGGCGCTGCATCGGCACAGGAGCAAGTCGTCAAGATCGGCCATGTCGGCCCGATCTCGGGTGCTATTGCCCACCTGGGCAAGGATAATGAAAACGGCGCGCGCATGGCGATTGACGAACTGAACGCCAAGGGCGTGACCATCGGCGGCAAGAAGGTCAAGTTCGA is a window from the Noviherbaspirillum sp. UKPF54 genome containing:
- a CDS encoding DNA polymerase III subunit chi, with the translated sequence MTRIDFHSNVPDKLGYACRLVRKARAANCRIVVLTRDSADLAALDQQLWTFSELDFLPHVIAGDPLAASTPVILADSDDADLPHHHVLINLSARTPAHFARFERMFEIISSDDDDRLAGRERYRFYQQRGYPLTHHVADPA
- a CDS encoding D-amino acid dehydrogenase, whose amino-acid sequence is MKVIVLGSGIIGTASAWFLAKDGHEVTVLERQPGPAQETSFANGCQISVSHAEPWANPHAPFKVLKWLGKEDAPLLFRLRPEWLQWKWGLSFLRNCTPGRTAYNIRQIIAIAEYSRQTLQAVRAETGIQYDHLTRGILHFYTDARDFEASQPAAKLMRELGCARQTISADDVVRVEPALAGIRDKIVGGDYTATDESGDIYKFTTGLAHKAQQAGVQFRFNTSVTRLLTAGAGASAAISGVEVIDAQGHHKVLQADAFVVALGSFSVQLLQPLGIDLLIYPGKGYSATYAVTRADAAPTVSLTDDGHKLVFSRLGDRLRVAGTCELNGYGRDLNSVRCDAITRRVRELFPDACDYDNPAYWTGLRPLTPSNVPYIGKTRYANLFLNTGHGTLGWTMGCGSGRAIADIVSGRTPDVDFAFTGMAPARGAPPTASHPARI
- a CDS encoding Lrp/AsnC family transcriptional regulator, which encodes MPKFHALDKVDRKLLNLLQRDNQMPTRTLAEKVHISQPTCLRRVRELREAGIISADVALVDPFALGYGMLAFLEVSLNNQSDEHMQDFEARMAKETEVMQCYFVSGEYDYFLVVHVIDMDAYYQFVRRVISGSGNVRHFQSRFPMKRAKFATRVAFDEKLPEVTVRVPK